In Seonamhaeicola sp. S2-3, the genomic window ATAAAGAATTGCAAGCTTTTAAGCTTAAAAAGATGAAACACAACTCTTGTACATCTGGCCATAACAAAACCTTCCAAAACCATTTGGTGCTGGAAGTGTCCGTGTTCGACATCCTTTTTAAAAAGAAACCCAAGAACCCCATATAAGGGCCTTGTTATGGGATCCACGATACATCTTTTCCGGAATCCACGATACCATTTTATCCCATAACCACATTTCTTCCATCTTTTTTGCATCCGGACAATACCCGTTAACACCTTTAACATGCCTTGACATGGCCTTTTGTTGCCATATACCAAGGTCATACTGATTGAATATTCATTAATCCAAACCTAAAAACACCATACGTCTATGGCATAGAACGAACAAAAAAAAAGCCTCCCAGAAACTTTTGCAGGGTCTTAAGGAGGCCACGATCCAACAGTACATGTTAAATCTTAATCCAAAATTATGAAAAATAATCCATTATTTATGGGCAGGTACCATCTGTTCCATCTTTTCCTTGTCCTGATGCTTTCCGTTTCCGTCCACGCCTTGGATGGGCTTCCAATACAACAGAACGAGGTTTCCGGTGTGATAACAGATGGCCTCGGTATGCCCTTGGCTGGGGTCGCCGTTACCATACAGGACACGCAAAAGGGCACAATTTCCGACTTCAACGGCTCCTACTCTCTATTGGTACACCCCGATGACAAACTGGTCTTTTCATTTCTCGGCTACAAACCCCAGACCATTTCCGTGGACGGCCGATCGTCCATAAACGTCAAATTGGAGCCGGGTATCACCGACCTGGGCACCGTAGAAATCAACGCGGGTTACTATACCGTAAGGGACAGGGAGCGCACGGGCAACATTGCGAAGCTGGAGGCCAAGACCATTGAAAAACAGCCCGTCAACAATCCCCTTTCCGCCATGCAGGGGCACCTGGCCGGGGTGAACATCGTACAGTCCACTGGCGTTCCCGGCGGCGGTTTCGAGATCAATATCCGCGGTCAGAACTTTATCAACGGAAGCACCGAACCGCTCTACATCCTAGACGGCGTACCCATGGGCAGTACCTCGTTGGAGACCTTCTGGGTCTCTTCGGGCATCAATGGTGGGAACGTGACCCCCCTCAATGCCATCAACCCCAACGACATTGAAAGTATCGAAGTTTTGAAGGATGCCGATGCCACCGCCATTTACGGATCACGTGCCGCCAACGGGGTCGTGCTCATCACCACCAAAAAGGGAAAGGCCGGCAGGATGCGGTTTCGGGCCAATGTGAGCAGTTCCCTTGGGCAGGTATCCAACTTTGTCGATCTGATGGATACCCAACAGTATCTCAAGGCACGCCGTGAGGGCATCATCAATGATGGTCGCGGCGATGACCTGGACAATCCTTCCTATGATTACCTCTGGCCCGACCTGAAAACCTGGGAACAGGACCGCCATACCGATTGGCAAAAGGAGCTGATCGGGGGCACGGCCTACCGCAACCAAGCACAGCTCTCCGTGTCCGGGGGAAGTGAGCGCACCCAGTTCCTGGCCAGCGGGAGCATCCAAAAGGAGACCACCGTGTTTCCCGGGGATTCCAATTACAAAAAGGCCGCTTTCCACAACACGCTGAACCACCGCTCCGAGGACGGCCGATTTTCCTTAAACCTCTCTACCCTTTATACCCGTGAGCACAACAAACTGCCGCGTACAGACCTGACCGGTGAGGCCTATAGCTTGGAGCCCAATGCCCCGACACTCTATGACGAGGACGGACAGCTCAATTGGGAGGACAATACCTGGGACAACCCCTTGGCCTCCCTATTGGAGGACTACCAGGCCAAAATCAATACCCTTGTGGCCAACGGCAGCATATCCTATAAAATATTAACGAACCTGGAATTCAGGACCAATATGGGCTTCAACACCTATAATCTGGATTCTTACAGGCTATTGCCCCACAATGCCCGTAACCCCCGATTTGGCTTTACCCCGCAGAGCTATTCCTCCATCACCCTGAATTCATCCAACCGCCAATCGTGGATAATTGAGCCCCAGCTCCATTGGAACGGCGATTGGAAAAACCTTGATATCAAAATCCTGTTGGGCGGCACCTTCCAACAGCAGAATTCCGAACAGCTCGTCCAAAGGGGAAGGGGCTTCCCCAACAACAGCCTACTGTTCAACCTATCGGCTGCGAACAGCCTCAATATATACGAGGATTCCGATAGCGACTACCGTTACAGTGCCCTGTTCGGGCGCATCAACCTCAATTGGAAGCAGCGTTATATCCTTAACCTGACGGGACGTCGCGATGGTTCCTCCCGATTTGGCCCCGGACGGCAGTTCGGTAACTTTGGGGCGGTGGGCATCGCATGGCTCTTTTCGGAAGAACCCTTTTTAAAGAACAGTGCCATACTCAGCTTCGGAAAACTGCGGGGCAGCTACGGCACCACGGGCAGCGACAATATTGGGGACTACCAATTCCTGGGCACCTACAGCGTAACAGGCGACGATTACAATGGGGTGTCCACCTTAGCGCCCTCGGGCATCGCCAACCCGCTGTTCGGATGGGAGGTCAACAAAAAACTGGAAGTGGGCCTTGAACTGGGCCTGCTTAAAAACAGGGTTTCACTAAATACCTCGTGGTACCAAAACCGATCCTCCAACCAGCTTATCGGACTGCCCCTGGCGGCCACCACGGGATTTTCCCAACTGACGGGCAATTTCGACGCCACCGTGGAGAACACCGGAATGGAAATCGAGCTGCGCAGCCAGAATATACAGGGCGGTCATTTTTCATGGAACACGACCTTCAACCTAACCCTACCCAAGAACCGATTGGTGGCCTTCCCCGGTTTGGAGTCATCCGCCTTTGCCGAGGACTATATCATCGGCAGGCCACTTTCCATCGTCCACCTGTACCGCTCCCTTGGTGTAGACCCCCAAACGGGTCTCTACCTGTTCGAGGACTTTAACGGCGATGGCAACATTACCAGTTCGGAAGACCAAAAGCACATCGATGATTTTGCCCCCGAACTCTACGGCGGGTTGGGCAACACCTTCTCCTATAAAAACCTGTCGTTGGACCTCTTCTTTCAGTTCAAAAAGCAACGGGGCTACAACCATCTGCGTACCTATCCCGCTGCCGGACTGCGAGGCAATGCCCCCGTAGCCCTATTGGACTATTGGCAGCAGCCCGGGGACACCGCCACCATCATGAAGGCCACGGCCGGACTGGACCGTAGCCATTCTGCCAGCCGCAGCAATCTGAGGCGCAGCAGTGCCGCGGTGTCCGATGCCTCCTTTGTCCGATTGCGGAACATATCCCTAACCTATACCCTGCCCAAAGGTATCGGCGAGGGACTCGACCTGAACGTTTACCTCCAGGGGCAGAACCTTTGGACACTGACCGATTTTAACGGGCCGGACCCCGAACAGCCCTCACGTATCATCCTGCCCCCACTCAGACAGATCACACTTGGACTGCAACTTGGCTTTTAACCATAAAAAATTATCCTTATGACATCTATACGTATCAACACTATTATCTCCCCGAAATGTTCCTTTTGGCTTCCTCTAGCTCGGAATGTCAAGCCTTTGATTATTTTCATTCTGGCCACGGCACTGTGGGACTGTTCGGAATTCGTGGAAGTGGATCCTCCCAAGAACACCTTGGTCTCGGAAACGGTATTCTCCAATCCCGCCACCGTGGAATCCGCACTGACCAACATCTATCTGGAAATGCGCGACCAGAGCATGGCCTCCGGCCGCAACGGGCTCAGTATCCTTATGGGCCTCTACGCCGACGAGCTGGACTATTTTCTGTCCAATACCGATTATACCGAATTCCATGGCAACGTGCTCACCCCAACCAATGGTATCGTGACCTCTTGGTGGGGACAGGCCTATAATACCATTTATGCCGCCAACGATATCATTGAGGGCATGGACGCCCCCAACGGTCTGACCGATGAAGAACGCGACCGATTCAAGGGGCAAGCACTGTTCGTACGGGCCTATATGCACAGCCTGCTCGTGGGGCTTTTTGGGGACATCCCCTATATCGCCACCACGGATTATGTGGCCAATGGTTCTGCATCTCGGATGCACACAGTTTCCGTTTATGGGCTTATCATTGAAGACCTAGAATTGGCCATCGACCTTATGGATTCCGAAAGCCCTACGGAAGGTCGGGTCGTGCCCAGTTCAGACACCGCCAAGGCCCTTTTGGCCAGAATGGCCCTGTATGCCGAGGATTGGGAACTGGCCGAATCGACCGCCAGCGGACTCATAGCCGACTATGTACTGGAACCCGATATCACCAAGGTCTTCCTAAAGGAATGCCCCGAGACGCTCTGGCAGTTCCGTCCCAACGGGATTTCGGATATGAACACCTATGAGGGCACTGCCTTTATCATCAATGCCATTCCTGGACAGGCCTATGCCCTGAGCGATGCCCTTTTGGCCGCCTTCGAACTGGGCGACCTAAGGCTGGAACATTGGGTGGGCAGCCACACCAGCAACGATGGGCTCACCACCCTCTTCTACCCCCACAAGTACAAAAAGACCTTCAGTGACGAGGAATCCACCGAGCACTCCATAGTCTTCAGGCTCGCCGAACAGTACCTCATTCGTGCGGAGGCCCGAGCCCGATTGGGCGATATTCCGGGGGCCAGCAACGACCTCAATGCCATCAGGCAACGCGCGGGGCTGGAAAACACCTTGGCCGACAACCAAAGCGCGCTCCTTTTGGCCATTCTCAGGGAACGCCGATTGGAACTCTTTACCGAGCACGGCCAGCGGTGGTACGACCTCAAACGGATGGGACTCGCCAATGATGTCCTGGCACCCGTCAAACCCAATTGGCAGCCAACGGACCTGCTGCTCCCCCTACCGGAGGACGAACTGGAGAACAACCAAAACCTGCGCCCACAGAACCCCGGGTATTGATGGAACACGGAAAGCACTTTAAAACAAGAAACTCATGAAAACCTATATTCCCCATATATTGATGGCCTTTTTTCTTTTGGGGCTCTTTTGCTGGGCCAAGGCAGCTCCAAGACCCAAGGACATGACCCCTGTGGCCGTAAAGCGCTACCTGGATGGATTTTTAAGAACGGAGTTTGACGGCAACAGGCTTTATCTGCAAATCCCCCGTTCGGTTTTGAACGATACCATACTGATGGTCTGCCACCACGATGGCTACCACCACGATTACAGACAGGTGGTCTGGACGGAACGGCACGACAAAATACTTCTGGAAGCGGTCAGGGCGACCTCGCTGACGGGCGTCACCATCCCCATTCACGACGCCCCGAAGGCCAAGCACACGACCCTGGCCGCATTTCCAAACATCAGGGAACGTAGTGGCCCTAAGACCATATTTATCGATATCACCGAACTGTTCTTGAAAGTGGACCTGGGCTGGAACCTGGGTACGGCCATAAAAGACCTATCGTATATCGAAAGTACGCTCAATCTGGACAACGAGACCATGGTCAGGACCATCCACACCACTGCCAATGGCAAGGCCAACCATACCGTTGGATTGGACTTTAGCTTTTATCGGTTGCCCAGGCCCATGCAGCCCAGACTCTTTGACCATCGCGTGGGTTTCTTCTGTGAGGACAAGCATAGCACCATTAGTTACAGATTGCATAATCCACGGGCAGCCATTACAAGATGGCGGCTGGAAAAGAAATATCCCAACCAGGACATCAGCGTCCCCATAGCCCCCATCACCTTTACCCTGTCCAAGGACATCCCCAAAAAATGGCGGCCCTATGTCAGGGCGGGCATCCTCGCTTGGCTACCACCCTTCGAAGCCGCAGGCTTTAAGGATGCCATAGAGGTCAACGATTCCTTTGAAGGGGACAGCGGCCTATTGGAGAGCAGCGTGAACCATGCCATGGTACGCTGGAGAAAGCTCGAAGGGGTCAGGGGGTTCGAGGATGGCGGGGGCTCTACCGTATCGTCCATTATCGACCTGCGTTCCGGGGAGATCCTAAAATCCGACATCATCATCAACTCCTCACTACAGCACTTGGCGGACAAGTATTTTATCCGGTGCGCGCCCTTGGACGAACGTGCCCAGCAGTATCCTTTTCCCGATGACCTTATGGGCGAACTCATCCAGTCCGTGGTCTCCCATGAAACGGGACATGCCCTGGGGCTGATGGATGCGAATTATGGGGAACATGCCTACCTGCTTGAAAAGCTTCGCGACCTTGACTGGTTGGAGCGCATGGGGCATACCCCGAGCATCATGAGCTATGCTCGCCACAATAACCTGCCACAGCCAGAAGACGGCATTCCGCCGTCCCTATTAGTGCAGAGGACCGGGCCTATAGACACCTATAATATCCGTTGGGGCTATACCCCGTTCCATAATACCGACTTTAGGGAGGAGCAACATTTTCTGGAACAGATCGTGCGCGAACAGGATACCGTGGCCTGGTACCGCTATACCAAGGGCGGGTTCGAGACCATCGGCCCCGGTTTCACCAATGAGGTCGTGGAGAGCGACGACCCTATTGGGAGCACGGCATTGGCACTGAAAAACATGGAGCGTACCTTGGATATTTTATCAGAAATCAACAAAAAGGAAAAGGACTTCGCCCTGGCCGAAAGGCTCTACGACAAGCTCCTCGAACTATGGCGGTTGCATTTGGTCAGGGTCATGTCCATGGTCGGGGGCTATACCGTACAGTATAAGTCCCCATCCCAAGAGGGCAATATGTATTGGCCAATACCCTACGCTGAGCAAATAGAGGCCCTGGACTTCCTTTTGGAACAGGCCCTTTCCCCACCAGAGTGGCTGGCCGCTCCTAATGTCTTAAAAAGGAAACGCTATTCCACCCATCCAGATCACATTTTGGAAATGCAGGCCCGGTTGCTCTATGAACTGCTCCGCTCTGAAAGGTTGAAGCGTCTGGAGCACTTGGAAAATTATGGAACTTACGATGGTATTGCCGAAAGAGTTATGGAGCGGCTGCAAACAGCTCTATTTGAAAGTTTCTTTGAGGATTCCGAAGGTACGTATACCAGGACCATGGCCTTACAGGAAATCTATATCCAGAGATTGCTACAGAACCTGGAACAGGGACCATCCTCCATTCAAGCAGAAAAAAACAGGTCTGTACATTCCGCCCGCTCCAAGGCGCTGTTCATGGCACAGCTGATCGGTCTCAGGCAACAGATATCGGACAACATGGACCGGTTCCAAACGGAAGCGGCACAGGGCCATGCCATGCGCATGCTGAAATTGATGAAGGACCTTTGATTTTTTCATGTCTTGATCCTGGCCATTTTGATGGCCAACTTTTGTGTTAGTCGAAAAAAGGTGTCCCAAATGGGGACACCTTTTTGTGGTCATACAACACGAACGGATTAATCCTTTTCGTATAGAGGTATGGTTCGGTCTTCATCAGCGAACACAGGTTGCTCTTCATAGAGACAGGCCTCTGTTCCCGAAGGTGGACAGTCTACACCACCGGGCACTTCCTCTATCTGATTAGTAATGGGGTCCCAATAGTACCCTTGCTGGTTCACTTCACTTGATACGGTGGCGAACGACAGGCCAATGGCCAGTACCATCACCAAGGCCGGCAACAGCCCTTTCAATACTTTCGTTTTCATAATATTAAATTTTAAATTAATGGCCTACTCTGTTTTACAGGTTTTCGGCCTTCCCCCTGGCACTGCACAGTATATTTTAAAGTGTTTTTATTTTTGTTGGTGTTTTAAATGAATTCCTATGATGGCCAAAAGCACAAACACCAGATTGAACACCAAATGTTCCGTCCAGCCCATTTGTGACAGCACCCCGCCACAGGCACAGGGCATGTGTTCGCTGAAACTCAGCACCAAGGCGATATATACCGTAAAGGCCACCATCAATCCCAAACTGGTATAGAGTGCCGTCAAGGTAGTTTTCGGAAGCAGATAAAGTGTTACAATGAATAATTCTAAGGTCGGGATGCCCCACGCCAATAAATCGGCATAGTCAGAAATGAACGGAAAGCGCCCCAATTGCCCCCTGAACTGTTCCATATCGAATAGCTTGGACGTTGCGGCATAGGTGAACAGCAGCACGTAAAGCAGAACGATACATTTTGTAATGGCTTGGTGGTCAAATTTTATGCGGCCCATAGCTTTTGGTTTGATATGGTAAAGTTCCGCAGTAAATTTTATTTTTAAGGGATGAAGCCTTGCCCCTAAAGGATTCCGTATAAATTGGATTGTTTTGGGTCTAAAAACCCGTCAATTCACTTATCCTTCCCGAATGCCTTTTTCTGAAGTTCGCTGGGCGTATAGCCATAGTGCTTTTTAAAGCTACGTGAAAAATGCGCCGTACTCTTGAAGCCCGTCATATGGGCGATGGCCTTAATGGACTGGTCGCTGAACTGGATCATCATCTTGGCCTTTCTGAGGCGTTCACGCAGCAAAAAGCGGTGCACGGTAATGCCATAGAGTTCCTTGAAACCGTATTTCAGCTTGAATTCGTTGGTACCAAGCTGTAGTGCGAACTCCTTCAGCGACGGGAGCTCGCTGTCCAGATTGTTCAGGATAATATCGTGCCCCTTGCGTATCTTATGCACATCCTCAAAGCTCAGGCGTGGCTTGGCCTTTTGGGGCGTGTTTTTGCCCAGTGCCTCCTTATTCTTGGAATGCCCGACCACCTGCCCTTTCAGGCGCTTTTCGATGAGTTCTTGGCTATTGGTCTGGTGAATGGCGGTTATCAAGGTCTGCCTGGGTTTGTGTCCTGTTTCAAAAGTGGTAATGTAACAGACCTTCGGGATGGTCAGTTTACTAACCGTTTTAAAATGGAGTTCGATTCTTGTATCATAAAACGATTTCTTTTGCAGGTTCGTCCATTTTTGTTTCCACTTGCTTTTTGAAGTTTCCGTGAGCAGATCTTCGAACAGTCTGCCGACAATATCGGACTGGAGCATCGACAGGAGGTTGCAGCCCTCTTGATTGGCCATGGCCACCATACCATTGTGGTCCAGAACGAAGCTCATCTGTACCATGTGCACGATACTACTGTCCGTGTTCACATAGCCTTGGTGCTTTATGAAAGCCTCTATTTCCTCAGCCAACATGTTCAGGGTCACCATCAGGACCTCCGTCGTATCGTTCCTTGAACTGCGCTCCAAGCGGTAAAAGAAGTTGCCCGAAGCCATTTCCAATAGCATCCGGTTGATCTGCTGCATCCGTTTCTTTTTGCTCTTTTTGCCCATTGCACGGTTCATTTAAGGCCATCCTTCCCTTCAACGAAGGGCCTCAAAAATTTCAGGGCCTCTTCCTTTTTCTTAAAGGATCTGGTGGGGATGGGCGGATAGCTGGTACGGATATAGAACTGAGACATGGCCTCGGACACGGCAGGCTCCACTAGGAAGGCGACCGCCCGAATCAGGGTGGAGCCCTCTATGGCCAGATAGTGGCGGGCGGGCTTGTTGATACCGGCAACGCTCCTCACATCACAGAGCACCGGCAGCGCACGTCCCTCGTGCAGG contains:
- a CDS encoding SusC/RagA family TonB-linked outer membrane protein; translation: MKNNPLFMGRYHLFHLFLVLMLSVSVHALDGLPIQQNEVSGVITDGLGMPLAGVAVTIQDTQKGTISDFNGSYSLLVHPDDKLVFSFLGYKPQTISVDGRSSINVKLEPGITDLGTVEINAGYYTVRDRERTGNIAKLEAKTIEKQPVNNPLSAMQGHLAGVNIVQSTGVPGGGFEINIRGQNFINGSTEPLYILDGVPMGSTSLETFWVSSGINGGNVTPLNAINPNDIESIEVLKDADATAIYGSRAANGVVLITTKKGKAGRMRFRANVSSSLGQVSNFVDLMDTQQYLKARREGIINDGRGDDLDNPSYDYLWPDLKTWEQDRHTDWQKELIGGTAYRNQAQLSVSGGSERTQFLASGSIQKETTVFPGDSNYKKAAFHNTLNHRSEDGRFSLNLSTLYTREHNKLPRTDLTGEAYSLEPNAPTLYDEDGQLNWEDNTWDNPLASLLEDYQAKINTLVANGSISYKILTNLEFRTNMGFNTYNLDSYRLLPHNARNPRFGFTPQSYSSITLNSSNRQSWIIEPQLHWNGDWKNLDIKILLGGTFQQQNSEQLVQRGRGFPNNSLLFNLSAANSLNIYEDSDSDYRYSALFGRINLNWKQRYILNLTGRRDGSSRFGPGRQFGNFGAVGIAWLFSEEPFLKNSAILSFGKLRGSYGTTGSDNIGDYQFLGTYSVTGDDYNGVSTLAPSGIANPLFGWEVNKKLEVGLELGLLKNRVSLNTSWYQNRSSNQLIGLPLAATTGFSQLTGNFDATVENTGMEIELRSQNIQGGHFSWNTTFNLTLPKNRLVAFPGLESSAFAEDYIIGRPLSIVHLYRSLGVDPQTGLYLFEDFNGDGNITSSEDQKHIDDFAPELYGGLGNTFSYKNLSLDLFFQFKKQRGYNHLRTYPAAGLRGNAPVALLDYWQQPGDTATIMKATAGLDRSHSASRSNLRRSSAAVSDASFVRLRNISLTYTLPKGIGEGLDLNVYLQGQNLWTLTDFNGPDPEQPSRIILPPLRQITLGLQLGF
- a CDS encoding RagB/SusD family nutrient uptake outer membrane protein — translated: MIIFILATALWDCSEFVEVDPPKNTLVSETVFSNPATVESALTNIYLEMRDQSMASGRNGLSILMGLYADELDYFLSNTDYTEFHGNVLTPTNGIVTSWWGQAYNTIYAANDIIEGMDAPNGLTDEERDRFKGQALFVRAYMHSLLVGLFGDIPYIATTDYVANGSASRMHTVSVYGLIIEDLELAIDLMDSESPTEGRVVPSSDTAKALLARMALYAEDWELAESTASGLIADYVLEPDITKVFLKECPETLWQFRPNGISDMNTYEGTAFIINAIPGQAYALSDALLAAFELGDLRLEHWVGSHTSNDGLTTLFYPHKYKKTFSDEESTEHSIVFRLAEQYLIRAEARARLGDIPGASNDLNAIRQRAGLENTLADNQSALLLAILRERRLELFTEHGQRWYDLKRMGLANDVLAPVKPNWQPTDLLLPLPEDELENNQNLRPQNPGY
- a CDS encoding zinc-dependent metalloprotease, with the translated sequence MKTYIPHILMAFFLLGLFCWAKAAPRPKDMTPVAVKRYLDGFLRTEFDGNRLYLQIPRSVLNDTILMVCHHDGYHHDYRQVVWTERHDKILLEAVRATSLTGVTIPIHDAPKAKHTTLAAFPNIRERSGPKTIFIDITELFLKVDLGWNLGTAIKDLSYIESTLNLDNETMVRTIHTTANGKANHTVGLDFSFYRLPRPMQPRLFDHRVGFFCEDKHSTISYRLHNPRAAITRWRLEKKYPNQDISVPIAPITFTLSKDIPKKWRPYVRAGILAWLPPFEAAGFKDAIEVNDSFEGDSGLLESSVNHAMVRWRKLEGVRGFEDGGGSTVSSIIDLRSGEILKSDIIINSSLQHLADKYFIRCAPLDERAQQYPFPDDLMGELIQSVVSHETGHALGLMDANYGEHAYLLEKLRDLDWLERMGHTPSIMSYARHNNLPQPEDGIPPSLLVQRTGPIDTYNIRWGYTPFHNTDFREEQHFLEQIVREQDTVAWYRYTKGGFETIGPGFTNEVVESDDPIGSTALALKNMERTLDILSEINKKEKDFALAERLYDKLLELWRLHLVRVMSMVGGYTVQYKSPSQEGNMYWPIPYAEQIEALDFLLEQALSPPEWLAAPNVLKRKRYSTHPDHILEMQARLLYELLRSERLKRLEHLENYGTYDGIAERVMERLQTALFESFFEDSEGTYTRTMALQEIYIQRLLQNLEQGPSSIQAEKNRSVHSARSKALFMAQLIGLRQQISDNMDRFQTEAAQGHAMRMLKLMKDL
- a CDS encoding DUF6520 family protein, yielding MKTKVLKGLLPALVMVLAIGLSFATVSSEVNQQGYYWDPITNQIEEVPGGVDCPPSGTEACLYEEQPVFADEDRTIPLYEKD
- a CDS encoding MauE/DoxX family redox-associated membrane protein, with translation MGRIKFDHQAITKCIVLLYVLLFTYAATSKLFDMEQFRGQLGRFPFISDYADLLAWGIPTLELFIVTLYLLPKTTLTALYTSLGLMVAFTVYIALVLSFSEHMPCACGGVLSQMGWTEHLVFNLVFVLLAIIGIHLKHQQK
- a CDS encoding helix-turn-helix domain-containing protein, coding for MGKKSKKKRMQQINRMLLEMASGNFFYRLERSSRNDTTEVLMVTLNMLAEEIEAFIKHQGYVNTDSSIVHMVQMSFVLDHNGMVAMANQEGCNLLSMLQSDIVGRLFEDLLTETSKSKWKQKWTNLQKKSFYDTRIELHFKTVSKLTIPKVCYITTFETGHKPRQTLITAIHQTNSQELIEKRLKGQVVGHSKNKEALGKNTPQKAKPRLSFEDVHKIRKGHDIILNNLDSELPSLKEFALQLGTNEFKLKYGFKELYGITVHRFLLRERLRKAKMMIQFSDQSIKAIAHMTGFKSTAHFSRSFKKHYGYTPSELQKKAFGKDK